In Felis catus isolate Fca126 chromosome A2, F.catus_Fca126_mat1.0, whole genome shotgun sequence, the following proteins share a genomic window:
- the TAFA1 gene encoding chemokine-like protein TAFA-1 isoform X5, which translates to MTLWFNGKGGLTSNTSDEDVLRDFIPLHLEAANGNVSPLERCYTTQSEDKKHATIKELLETKERRGFCLIWFCFASSPSEKSPYDIVVVLKLGERANVKNAKVIMSI; encoded by the exons ATGACGCTCTGGTTTAATGGAAAAGGTGGCCTGACGTCCAACACGAGTGACGAAGATGTTCTGAGAGATTTCATTCCACTCCATTTAGAGGCAG CTAATGGAAATGTCAGCCCTTTGGAGCGTTGTTATACTACTCAATCTGAGGACAAGAAACATGCAACCATAAAGGAGCTTTTAGAAACCAAAG AGCGAAGAGGGTTTTGtcttatttggttttgttttgcttcaagTCCGTCAGAAAAGTCTCCTTATGATATAGTGGTCGTCCTGAAGTTAGGAGAGAGAGCTAATGTGAAGAATGCCAAAGTGATAATGAGCATCTAA